One part of the Streptomyces nigra genome encodes these proteins:
- a CDS encoding MerR family transcriptional regulator, with amino-acid sequence MRIGELSERTGVSRRLLRYYEEQSLIVSERCANGYRRYDERFVDRVLQIRGLLDAGLPTRVVKQILPCLDKPRHIVFSDATPEMLATLEGELDRMDRRIACLTQNRDAIASYLEEVRARAREDAA; translated from the coding sequence ATGCGTATCGGGGAGCTGTCCGAGCGGACCGGCGTCTCCCGTCGGCTGCTGCGCTACTACGAGGAGCAGTCCCTCATCGTCTCGGAGCGCTGCGCCAACGGCTACCGCCGCTACGACGAACGGTTCGTCGACCGTGTCCTGCAGATCCGCGGGCTCCTCGACGCGGGGCTGCCGACCCGCGTCGTCAAGCAGATCCTGCCCTGTCTCGACAAGCCGCGCCACATCGTCTTCTCGGACGCCACACCGGAGATGCTCGCGACCCTGGAGGGCGAACTCGACCGGATGGACCGGCGCATCGCCTGCCTGACCCAGAACCGGGACGCCATCGCCTCCTATCTGGAGGAGGTCCGGGCCCGGGCCCGGGAGGACGCGGCCTGA
- a CDS encoding 3-oxoacyl-ACP reductase family protein: protein MNRLEGNVALVTGGSRGIGAAVALRLAEEGADVVLTYESDAGAAARVVKRIEAAGRRALAVRADSARPEALTAAVDEAVARFGRLDVLVNNAGVFLVGPLDALGADDVERTLAVNVRAPFEASRAAVRHMGPGGRVISIGSNVAERAVFPGLALYAMSKTALVGMTKGLARELGPRGITVNLVVPGPTDTDSNPAGGPDAEAIAGFTAVGRYAEPAEIAATVAHLAGPEAAYVTGATVPVDGGFTV, encoded by the coding sequence ATGAACCGACTTGAGGGAAACGTGGCCCTGGTGACGGGCGGCAGCCGGGGCATCGGTGCGGCCGTGGCGCTCCGGCTGGCGGAGGAGGGCGCCGATGTCGTCCTGACCTATGAGAGCGACGCGGGAGCCGCCGCGCGGGTGGTGAAGCGGATCGAGGCCGCGGGGCGCCGGGCGCTGGCCGTCCGGGCCGACAGCGCCCGGCCGGAGGCGCTCACGGCGGCGGTGGACGAGGCGGTGGCGAGGTTCGGCAGGCTCGACGTCCTGGTCAACAACGCCGGAGTCTTCCTCGTCGGCCCGCTCGACGCCCTCGGCGCGGACGACGTCGAGCGCACCCTGGCGGTGAACGTCCGGGCACCCTTCGAGGCGAGCCGGGCGGCCGTACGGCACATGGGGCCCGGCGGACGCGTCATCAGCATCGGCAGCAATGTGGCCGAGCGCGCGGTCTTCCCGGGGCTGGCGCTGTATGCGATGAGCAAGACGGCTCTGGTGGGGATGACGAAGGGGCTGGCCCGGGAACTCGGTCCGCGGGGCATCACCGTCAATCTGGTGGTCCCAGGCCCCACCGACACGGACAGCAACCCCGCCGGCGGTCCGGACGCCGAGGCGATCGCCGGTTTCACGGCGGTGGGCCGTTATGCGGAGCCGGCCGAGATCGCGGCCACCGTCGCCCACCTGGCCGGGCCGGAAGCCGCGTACGTCACCGGTGCCACCGTGCCCGTCGACGGCGGGTTCACCGTCTGA
- a CDS encoding spherulation-specific family 4 protein, which yields MNLLIPLYVHPAEDPGAWHRLITGASRTYAVVLNPANGPGRAPDPAFAKAAEALRAAGARLLGYLDTDYGAREPAEITADLRRHQEWYGVDGCFLDQSPAAPEALPECRRLVRALRRLGASTVVLNPGVHPAPGFARLADLTVTFEGPWSRYVADFTRPSWTERFSADRLCHLVYGVPEPLVPLARRTAAERGAGVCGPVTGDLPNPWAELTPALADH from the coding sequence GTGAACCTGCTCATCCCGCTGTACGTCCACCCGGCCGAGGACCCCGGCGCCTGGCACCGGCTCATCACCGGTGCCTCCCGCACCTACGCCGTCGTGCTCAACCCGGCCAACGGCCCCGGCCGGGCCCCCGACCCGGCGTTCGCCAAGGCGGCCGAGGCGCTGCGCGCGGCGGGCGCCCGGCTCCTCGGCTACCTGGACACGGACTACGGCGCCCGCGAACCCGCCGAGATCACCGCCGACCTGCGCCGCCACCAGGAGTGGTACGGCGTCGACGGATGCTTCCTCGACCAGTCGCCGGCGGCACCCGAGGCCCTGCCCGAGTGCCGCCGGCTGGTCCGCGCGCTGCGCCGCCTCGGCGCCTCGACGGTCGTCCTCAACCCGGGGGTCCACCCGGCACCCGGTTTCGCCCGCCTCGCCGATCTGACGGTCACCTTCGAGGGCCCCTGGTCCCGCTACGTCGCCGACTTCACCCGCCCCTCCTGGACGGAACGATTCTCCGCCGACCGCCTGTGCCACCTCGTCTACGGCGTCCCCGAACCCCTGGTCCCCCTCGCCCGGCGCACCGCGGCGGAACGGGGCGCCGGGGTCTGCGGCCCGGTGACGGGCGATCTGCCCAACCCGTGGGCGGAGCTGACACCGGCGCTGGCGGACCACTGA
- a CDS encoding NAD-dependent epimerase/dehydratase family protein, with the protein MHLLVLGATGYLGAHVAEQLRTLPGARVLVAGRSLAADVTVDLAAARPRDLAAALAEIAPDAVVNCAGATGGDAVTLAEVNARGPAVLCAALREAAPGARLVHLGSAAEYGPTEPGVRVTESAATRPAGPYGATKLAGTVAVTASGLDAVVLRVGNPVGAGAPPTGLPGRVAALLADAGDDPEAALRLGDLSAHRDFVDVRDVARAAVLAATAQGPLPPVLNIGGGDARPVRDLVRALAGAAGFRGRIAEAGTGGSARSAQVSWQCSDITAARDALGWTPAHRLPASVTALWEATHRTEEARAR; encoded by the coding sequence ATGCACCTCCTCGTACTCGGCGCCACCGGCTACCTGGGCGCCCATGTCGCCGAGCAGTTGCGCACACTGCCCGGCGCGCGGGTCCTCGTGGCCGGACGCTCCCTCGCCGCCGACGTCACCGTCGACCTCGCCGCCGCCCGCCCGCGGGACCTCGCGGCGGCGCTCGCCGAGATCGCGCCCGACGCCGTCGTCAACTGCGCGGGCGCGACCGGCGGCGACGCCGTCACCCTGGCCGAGGTGAACGCCCGCGGCCCCGCCGTGCTCTGCGCGGCGCTGCGGGAGGCGGCACCGGGGGCACGTCTGGTCCATCTGGGCTCGGCCGCCGAGTACGGCCCCACCGAACCAGGGGTGCGCGTCACGGAGTCGGCGGCCACCCGGCCCGCCGGCCCGTACGGCGCGACCAAGCTCGCCGGCACGGTGGCGGTCACCGCGTCGGGCCTGGACGCGGTCGTCCTGCGCGTCGGCAACCCGGTGGGCGCGGGAGCCCCGCCCACCGGGCTGCCCGGCCGGGTCGCGGCCCTCCTCGCCGACGCGGGCGACGACCCGGAGGCGGCCCTGCGGCTCGGGGACCTGTCCGCCCACCGCGACTTCGTGGACGTACGCGACGTGGCCCGGGCCGCCGTGCTCGCGGCCACCGCCCAGGGACCGCTGCCGCCGGTGCTGAACATCGGCGGCGGCGACGCCCGCCCCGTCCGCGACCTGGTACGGGCCCTCGCCGGCGCGGCCGGCTTCCGGGGCCGTATCGCCGAGGCCGGGACCGGCGGCTCCGCCCGCTCGGCGCAGGTGTCCTGGCAGTGCTCGGACATCACCGCCGCCCGCGACGCCCTCGGCTGGACCCCGGCCCACCGCCTCCCCGCCTCCGTCACGGCACTGTGGGAGGCCACCCACCGCACCGAGGAGGCACGGGCACGGTGA
- a CDS encoding nucleotidyltransferase family protein encodes MHAVILAGGKGVRLRPYTTALPKPLVPIGDQHAILEIVLRQLSTAGFTRCTLAIGHLGEIIRAYVGDGSQWGMNVDYALEESPLGTMGPLLALRDRLPEHFLVMNGDVLTDLDYADVLRAHEASGTPLTIATYARKVHIDFGVLTTDASRVVAFTEKPSIDYRVSMGVYGVSRATLDGYTPGLPLGFDELVTDLLAAGRPPHAYEFDGYWLDIGRPDDYDRANAEFTSRKSLLLKGA; translated from the coding sequence ATGCACGCAGTGATCCTCGCCGGTGGGAAGGGCGTCCGGTTGCGGCCGTACACCACGGCGCTGCCCAAGCCCCTCGTCCCCATCGGCGACCAGCACGCCATCCTGGAGATCGTGCTGCGCCAGCTGTCCACGGCCGGCTTCACCCGCTGCACCCTCGCCATCGGCCACCTCGGCGAGATCATCCGCGCCTACGTCGGCGACGGCTCCCAGTGGGGCATGAACGTCGACTACGCCCTCGAGGAGAGCCCGCTCGGCACCATGGGGCCGCTGCTCGCCCTGCGCGACCGCCTCCCCGAGCACTTCCTCGTCATGAACGGCGACGTCCTCACCGACCTCGACTACGCCGACGTCCTGCGCGCCCACGAGGCATCCGGCACCCCCCTGACGATCGCCACGTACGCCCGCAAGGTGCACATCGACTTCGGGGTGCTGACGACCGACGCCAGCCGGGTGGTCGCCTTCACGGAGAAGCCCAGCATCGACTACCGGGTGTCCATGGGCGTCTACGGTGTCTCCCGGGCCACCCTCGACGGCTACACCCCCGGACTGCCCCTCGGCTTCGACGAGCTCGTCACGGACCTGCTCGCCGCCGGACGCCCGCCGCACGCCTACGAGTTCGACGGCTACTGGCTCGACATCGGCCGTCCCGACGACTACGACCGCGCCAACGCGGAGTTCACCAGCCGCAAGTCGCTCCTGCTCAAGGGGGCCTGA
- a CDS encoding GDP-mannose 4,6-dehydratase, which translates to MTSAPLAAVTGAEGFIGSHLTEALVASGHRVRAMAQYNSFSSYGWLETLPADVLDQVEIVLGDVRDPGSVRGLLDGADCAYHLAALIAIPYSYQAPHSYVDTNVTGTLNVLEAARALGTPRLVHTSTSETYGTAQTVPITEDHPINTQSPYAASKAGGDRLADSYHASFGTPVVTLRPFNTFGPRQSMRAVIPTVIGQVAAGERTITLGDLRPTRDFTFVEDTARAFLAVGTAPAEQVVGRTFNAGTGGEISVGDLVALIGKVMDAPLDVREDPARLRPANSEVMRLVADASRVTAATGWQPENTLEEGLARTARWFTDPAHLARYKTGIYNI; encoded by the coding sequence TTGACCTCCGCACCGCTCGCCGCCGTCACCGGAGCCGAAGGCTTCATCGGCTCGCACCTCACCGAGGCGCTCGTCGCCTCCGGCCACCGCGTGCGCGCCATGGCCCAGTACAACTCGTTCTCCTCCTACGGCTGGCTGGAGACCCTGCCCGCCGACGTGCTGGACCAGGTCGAGATCGTCCTCGGCGACGTACGGGACCCCGGCTCGGTGCGCGGCCTGCTCGACGGCGCCGACTGCGCCTACCACCTCGCCGCGCTCATCGCGATCCCGTACTCCTACCAGGCCCCGCACAGCTACGTGGACACCAACGTCACCGGCACCCTCAACGTGCTGGAGGCCGCCCGCGCCCTCGGCACCCCGCGCCTGGTCCACACCTCCACCAGCGAGACGTACGGCACCGCGCAGACCGTACCGATCACCGAGGACCACCCCATCAACACCCAGTCCCCGTACGCCGCTTCGAAGGCCGGCGGCGACCGGCTCGCCGACAGCTACCACGCCAGCTTCGGCACCCCGGTGGTGACACTGCGCCCGTTCAACACGTTCGGCCCCCGCCAGTCCATGCGCGCCGTGATCCCCACCGTCATCGGGCAGGTGGCCGCCGGGGAACGCACCATCACCCTCGGCGATCTGCGCCCCACCCGCGACTTCACCTTCGTCGAGGACACCGCCCGGGCCTTCCTCGCCGTCGGCACCGCACCCGCCGAACAGGTCGTCGGCCGCACCTTCAACGCCGGGACCGGCGGGGAGATCTCCGTCGGCGACCTGGTCGCCCTGATCGGCAAGGTCATGGACGCCCCCCTCGACGTCCGCGAGGACCCCGCGCGGCTGCGGCCCGCCAACTCCGAGGTCATGCGGCTCGTCGCCGACGCGAGCCGGGTCACCGCGGCCACCGGATGGCAGCCGGAGAACACGCTCGAGGAGGGGCTGGCGCGCACCGCCCGGTGGTTCACCGACCCCGCCCACCTGGCCCGCTACAAGACCGGCATCTACAACATCTGA